The genomic interval CTTCCTGAGCTCACCAAGCCTTTTCAACTCCTCGCGCCGCGCAGCTCCATAGAAGATGATGTCCAGTCCTTTCACCAGCCGTCGCGAGACCGGCTTTCGCAGCCGCTCCCGGAGCTGCCGCGGAAAATCCTTGTCGCCGACCCCCAGCACCGCCACGCACATGCCCGGTTTCACACCCAGCTTGTCCAGCAGGCTGGGCGGATGCTGGATCTTGGTGGCCCACTTCTCGGCCTGCGGACCCAGTTCGAAGACGGCCGTGCCTTCGGCGGACTTCACTGTGAGCCTTCCGTCGCGGGCCGCGACCGACTTCATCTGCGCAAACGGGATTCGCAACCGGAAGTCGCCCCGGAACAGCAGTTCCTGGGTCTCGAGCCGCGCCTTGCCGTGCGACCAACGCCCGCCGAACTGCGCCTTACAGATGGCTTCCTGTCCCATTCGCTCCTACCGCTCATCCAGCAAGCGCACCGTCTCCAGCATGACCTCGCCCACGATCTCCAGACTCTTGGCGCTCAGCTTGTCCAGCGTGTCCTCCGGGGTATGGTGGAACACGTTGCCGTAACCGTATTCGAAGTCGATCAGGTCGGCCACCGGCACGCCCGCCTTGCGAAACGGCAGGTGGTCGTCCTCCACGGTGACGGCCCGCTGGAAGAAGTACGACTGGTAGCCCAGGTTGGTTGCCGCTTGCTGCACCAGATCCAGCAGCCAGGGCGTCGAGTTCAGGTCGCGGTCGATGTCCAGCTCGCGGTCGCCGACCAGGTCGGCCAGCAGGAATGCTTTGATCTTTTTTGCCGTCCCATCGTTCGTCCACCGGTCTGCCAGGCGGCGGCTGCCGTAGAGGCTGTCCTCACCCGACCACTCGCGCACCGCTTCTTCGCCGTCCAGGAACACCAGCCACACGCTGTAGCCTTTGCGCTTCTTCCCGCGCAGGTGGTGGGCCAACTCCAGCAGCAATGCCGTGCTCGACCCGCCGTCGTTCGCGCCCACGTAGTTCTTGAGCGGGTAGTTGGTCTCGTAGTGCGTGGCCAGCACGATGATCCCATCCTTTTCCCCAGGAAACT from Terriglobales bacterium carries:
- a CDS encoding M28 family peptidase; the encoded protein is MQGERALNYVREIVAFGGRPPGSEGHRKVEAYLRRQLKNDNLEEDAWMAQTPAGPLPMRNFVAKFPGEKDGIIVLATHYETNYPLKNYVGANDGGSSTALLLELAHHLRGKKRKGYSVWLVFLDGEEAVREWSGEDSLYGSRRLADRWTNDGTAKKIKAFLLADLVGDRELDIDRDLNSTPWLLDLVQQAATNLGYQSYFFQRAVTVEDDHLPFRKAGVPVADLIDFEYGYGNVFHHTPEDTLDKLSAKSLEIVGEVMLETVRLLDER